A stretch of the Photobacterium sp. CCB-ST2H9 genome encodes the following:
- a CDS encoding DEAD/DEAH box helicase, translating to MAFSGLGLQAEILSAITKQGFSEPTPVQQLAIPAVLAGKDVLAAAQTGTGKTAAYGLPLLQQMLIQSELPQRDNHAAPVRALILTPTRELAQQVQDNLAAYADDLSLTSVAVYGGTSMSVQTKALRARPDIVVATPGRLLDHVHVGNLDLSQVNYLVFDEADRMLDMGFKEEIQRILKRMKAPRQTLLFSATFSKAVKELAYRMMKEPEVIEVTPANTTAETVKQIVYPVDKHRKAELLAYLIGSRNWDQVLVFTKTKQGSDALVKELKLDGIKAASINGDKSQGARQRALDDFKSGQIRALIATDVAARGLDIEQLSYVVNFDLPFQAEDYVHRIGRTGRAGSEGLAVSLMSLDEEWALKAIEDLLDTRLPQEWLAGYEPDPLIAPPEHAPKGRSADKRRMKKQLKVHQGRGKRSARR from the coding sequence ATGGCGTTTTCCGGGTTAGGGCTTCAGGCTGAAATTTTATCTGCAATTACAAAGCAAGGGTTTTCCGAGCCGACGCCGGTGCAGCAACTGGCGATTCCTGCGGTGCTTGCAGGTAAAGATGTGCTGGCGGCTGCACAGACTGGCACAGGAAAAACCGCCGCTTATGGTTTGCCTTTGCTGCAACAAATGCTGATTCAGTCTGAGTTGCCACAGCGTGATAACCATGCCGCACCTGTCCGGGCATTAATTCTGACCCCGACCCGGGAACTGGCTCAGCAGGTTCAGGATAATCTGGCCGCTTATGCCGATGATTTATCGCTGACATCTGTAGCCGTCTACGGCGGGACCAGCATGAGTGTGCAGACCAAAGCACTGAGAGCAAGACCGGATATAGTGGTTGCCACACCGGGACGGTTGCTGGATCACGTGCATGTGGGCAACCTTGATCTCAGTCAGGTGAACTATCTGGTGTTCGATGAAGCGGATCGCATGCTGGATATGGGCTTCAAGGAAGAGATTCAGCGGATTCTGAAACGGATGAAAGCGCCGCGTCAGACACTGCTGTTTTCTGCGACGTTCTCGAAAGCCGTGAAAGAACTGGCTTACCGGATGATGAAAGAACCTGAAGTCATAGAAGTGACACCAGCCAACACCACGGCAGAAACCGTGAAGCAGATTGTTTATCCGGTTGATAAGCATCGTAAAGCTGAGTTGCTGGCTTATCTGATTGGTTCCCGAAACTGGGATCAGGTGCTGGTGTTTACCAAAACCAAGCAAGGCTCCGATGCGCTGGTTAAAGAGCTGAAACTGGACGGTATCAAAGCGGCATCGATCAATGGTGATAAAAGCCAGGGGGCCAGACAGCGGGCGTTGGATGATTTCAAATCAGGCCAGATCCGTGCACTGATTGCGACTGATGTTGCAGCGCGAGGACTGGACATTGAGCAGCTGTCATATGTCGTGAACTTCGATCTGCCGTTTCAGGCAGAGGATTACGTGCATCGTATCGGGCGAACAGGCCGTGCGGGCAGTGAAGGTCTGGCAGTGTCGCTGATGAGTCTGGATGAAGAATGGGCGCTGAAAGCCATTGAAGATTTGCTGGATACCCGTTTGCCTCAGGAATGGCTGGCAGGCTATGAACCGGATCCCTTGATTGCACCGCCTGAGCATGCCCCGAAAGGACGCTCGGCAGATAAGCGCCGCATGAAGAAGCAGCTCAAAGTCCATCAGGGCAGAGGCAAGCGCTCAGCAAGACGTTAA
- the nagK gene encoding N-acetylglucosamine kinase, which yields MYYGFDVGGTKIEFGAFNEQLERVASERVATPGDDYEALIDTLVALIKKADQTFGCEGQIGIGIPGMEDAEDGTVLTSNIPAAKGRHLRRDLENRLGRSVSIDNDANCFALSEAWDEALRDEPSVLGLILGTGFGGGLVFNGKVFSGKNHVAGELGHTRLPIDAWFHLGEKAPLFTCGCDNKGCIDNYLSGRGFEQLYAHYYGEKIPAIEIIEHFRQDEAKAVEHVERFVELLAICLGGLLTGLDPHVVVLGGGLSNFDYLYEALPKRLPKHLLSVARVPKIIKAKHGDAGGVRGAAFLNIKTA from the coding sequence ATGTATTACGGCTTCGATGTTGGGGGAACCAAAATTGAATTTGGTGCTTTCAACGAACAATTGGAACGTGTTGCATCAGAGCGTGTTGCAACGCCTGGCGATGATTACGAAGCGTTGATTGATACGCTGGTGGCGCTGATCAAAAAAGCAGATCAAACCTTTGGCTGTGAAGGTCAGATTGGTATCGGCATTCCCGGCATGGAAGATGCGGAAGATGGCACGGTGCTGACGTCGAATATTCCTGCGGCCAAAGGCCGTCATTTACGTCGGGACCTGGAAAACCGTCTTGGTCGAAGCGTCAGTATTGATAACGATGCTAACTGTTTTGCTTTGTCAGAGGCATGGGATGAAGCGCTGCGTGATGAGCCATCCGTGCTGGGGCTGATTCTGGGAACAGGATTCGGCGGTGGGCTCGTATTCAATGGCAAAGTGTTCTCCGGGAAGAATCATGTGGCCGGCGAGCTGGGTCATACCCGTCTGCCTATCGATGCCTGGTTCCATCTGGGCGAGAAAGCGCCGTTGTTCACCTGTGGTTGCGATAACAAGGGCTGTATCGATAACTACCTGTCAGGTCGTGGCTTTGAACAGCTTTATGCCCATTATTATGGTGAAAAAATTCCGGCAATTGAGATCATTGAGCATTTCCGACAAGACGAAGCGAAAGCTGTTGAACACGTGGAACGGTTTGTCGAATTGCTGGCGATTTGTCTGGGCGGCTTGCTGACCGGCCTTGATCCGCACGTGGTTGTGCTGGGTGGCGGTCTGTCGAACTTTGATTATTTGTATGAAGCCTTGCCGAAGCGTCTGCCAAAACATCTGCTGTCTGTGGCACGTGTACCGAAAATCATCAAAGCCAAACACGGTGATGCTGGTGGTGTTCGCGGTGCGGCATTCCTGAATATCAAAACAGCCTGA
- a CDS encoding DUF3802 family protein codes for MVVESEGYHALIEYFTEHLSVFEASGTDVCEETVENVVTDLIATNLMAVFGQNPDLKPDFRFKLMQEADAVLEDMTEILGGLWLKHPGIEQITFLEDYISLVKNLFDSVISEQTSIA; via the coding sequence ATGGTTGTTGAGTCTGAAGGTTATCACGCATTAATCGAGTACTTTACGGAGCACCTGAGTGTGTTTGAAGCGTCAGGTACGGATGTGTGTGAAGAAACCGTAGAAAATGTTGTCACGGATCTGATCGCTACCAACCTCATGGCTGTTTTTGGCCAGAACCCAGATCTGAAACCAGATTTTCGGTTCAAGTTGATGCAGGAAGCGGATGCTGTTCTGGAAGATATGACAGAAATTTTGGGGGGCTTGTGGCTCAAGCATCCGGGTATTGAGCAGATTACATTCCTGGAAGACTATATCAGTCTGGTGAAAAACCTGTTTGACAGTGTCATCAGTGAGCAAACTTCAATCGCCTGA
- a CDS encoding methyl-accepting chemotaxis protein: protein MTRKRSHQTRLSVVFLIQSVFLLLVIIGGLLSFFGNQGLNRVSAQFGLLSQQALPVATLNAEMVKGSLAAAQSLTELMNSTSLENLDTALASLNSHEQKVEDAVAQLENLATENSIEWLSDNVKDFRKDLAAFHLLVDSVYQTQQQILTNQSKLESDKATMNYAITSVRSEMSRISIGLYAGDQSAMGHVTNFINHSQEMGTNMVALLFENDLSKAENLAKDLKRTNLSGMQFAWKELNRVNPEIAEYASLTVPFEMVQGLFSEQGMVALKLQTLRLIEEQSQKAGQAKAQVSQIMQQLNTLEDGAARMMQQSEQGVLTAGENAKLIFVMLSVAGLLIAVTSGVWVSKTVHRSLQRLDDVVKANSQGDLTAVADENAPREFAELACLLNQSNRTNSHAMSQLNHNSQTLMQAAERSQTASAQSRQALSQQSDQLSAIAAAITELEASIKEIALSTTESEAEAEAANTLAQDGVAIISRSTDRLQALDAQFARNEACMSSLDEHVNKITEVVELISAIANNTNLLALNAAIEAARAGDQGRGFAVVADEVRKLASQTSQQTESIRLTIEELHRAARDANTAMQESRSEMTASISLSGEVESAIHSIQGAIARITDKVITISAATQQQENASVEVGRSVEGVAAQANLNNQQLSTLVEEAGKVATIAREQRQMLTRYQIQEDQPQKPF from the coding sequence ATGACAAGAAAACGTTCACATCAGACAAGGCTGTCTGTCGTGTTTTTAATTCAGTCAGTTTTTCTGCTGTTGGTGATCATCGGCGGATTGCTGTCTTTTTTCGGAAATCAGGGTCTGAATCGTGTTTCAGCCCAGTTTGGGCTGCTGAGCCAGCAGGCATTACCAGTTGCAACATTAAATGCAGAAATGGTGAAAGGTTCGCTGGCTGCTGCGCAAAGTCTTACAGAGTTGATGAACAGTACTTCGCTGGAAAATCTGGATACCGCTTTGGCATCTTTGAATTCTCATGAACAGAAAGTTGAAGACGCAGTGGCTCAGCTGGAAAACCTGGCAACGGAAAACAGCATTGAATGGCTGTCTGATAATGTGAAAGATTTCAGGAAGGATCTGGCTGCATTTCATCTGCTGGTCGATTCGGTTTATCAGACCCAGCAACAAATTCTTACCAACCAGTCGAAATTAGAATCTGACAAAGCGACCATGAACTACGCGATCACATCGGTCCGCTCCGAAATGAGCCGGATCAGTATTGGCTTGTATGCCGGTGATCAGTCGGCCATGGGGCATGTCACGAATTTTATCAATCATTCGCAGGAGATGGGAACCAATATGGTTGCTTTACTCTTCGAGAATGATCTGTCGAAAGCAGAAAACCTTGCGAAGGATCTGAAACGTACCAACTTATCCGGGATGCAATTTGCCTGGAAAGAACTCAATCGCGTCAACCCGGAAATCGCGGAATATGCCAGCCTGACGGTGCCGTTCGAAATGGTACAGGGATTGTTTTCAGAACAGGGTATGGTTGCGTTAAAGCTTCAAACCCTCAGGCTGATTGAGGAACAATCGCAGAAAGCAGGACAGGCGAAAGCTCAGGTCAGCCAAATCATGCAGCAGTTGAATACGCTGGAGGATGGTGCAGCCCGGATGATGCAGCAAAGCGAACAGGGTGTTCTGACTGCGGGAGAAAATGCCAAACTGATTTTTGTCATGCTGAGTGTCGCTGGTTTGCTGATTGCTGTTACCAGTGGGGTCTGGGTGAGTAAAACCGTGCACCGGTCACTGCAGCGACTGGATGATGTGGTGAAAGCAAACAGTCAGGGAGATTTGACGGCCGTTGCCGATGAGAACGCACCGCGCGAATTTGCAGAGTTAGCCTGTCTGCTGAATCAGTCGAACCGGACGAACAGCCATGCGATGTCTCAGCTGAATCATAACAGCCAGACGCTGATGCAGGCAGCGGAACGCAGTCAGACGGCCTCTGCTCAGTCGCGTCAGGCCCTGAGCCAGCAAAGTGATCAGTTAAGTGCTATTGCGGCGGCAATTACTGAGCTGGAAGCGTCTATCAAGGAAATCGCTCTCAGTACAACAGAGTCGGAAGCGGAAGCGGAAGCGGCAAATACGCTGGCACAAGATGGCGTGGCGATTATCAGCCGCAGTACCGATCGCTTGCAGGCGTTGGATGCTCAGTTTGCGCGCAATGAAGCCTGCATGTCTTCACTAGACGAGCACGTGAATAAAATCACGGAAGTGGTCGAACTGATCAGCGCGATTGCGAATAACACTAACCTTTTGGCATTGAACGCTGCTATTGAAGCAGCCCGGGCGGGTGATCAGGGCCGTGGTTTTGCCGTGGTGGCGGATGAAGTTCGCAAATTAGCCAGCCAGACCAGTCAGCAAACGGAGTCGATTCGTCTGACTATCGAAGAGCTGCACCGGGCTGCCCGGGATGCAAATACGGCCATGCAGGAAAGCCGAAGTGAAATGACGGCTTCGATTTCGCTGAGTGGAGAAGTCGAATCTGCAATTCACAGCATTCAGGGCGCGATTGCCCGAATCACCGACAAAGTCATTACGATCTCCGCGGCAACGCAGCAACAAGAAAATGCCTCTGTCGAAGTTGGCCGTAGTGTAGAGGGCGTTGCGGCTCAGGCGAATCTGAATAACCAGCAATTGTCGACGCTGGTTGAAGAAGCCGGCAAAGTGGCCACGATTGCCCGTGAGCAACGGCAGATGCTCACCCGTTATCAGATTCAGGAAGATCAACCGCAGAAACCTTTCTGA
- a CDS encoding tRNA-uridine aminocarboxypropyltransferase, which translates to MRIHAVHSLYDARLARSTRPFLARGGKVARCKFCMLREHLCICELKPQLESEAAFMLIMYDDEVLKPSNTGRLIADLFPDTFAYIWSRTEPDPAMLEVLADPQWQPYVIFPAEYGEPERVAEEVTLAPGKRPLFILLDGSWAEAKKMFRKSPYLNQFLMLSISPESRSRYQVREAVKDNQLGTAEVAARIVDVFGEQENARILDLWFDVFRESYLAGKLNRPLPEDSAIRQLQQEFQPRVVE; encoded by the coding sequence ATGCGTATACACGCTGTACATAGCCTCTATGACGCACGCCTGGCGCGTTCGACCCGTCCATTTCTGGCCCGGGGCGGTAAGGTCGCACGCTGTAAATTCTGTATGCTCCGAGAGCACCTGTGTATTTGTGAGCTCAAGCCTCAGCTTGAATCTGAAGCTGCCTTCATGCTGATCATGTACGATGACGAAGTACTGAAGCCCAGCAATACTGGCCGTCTGATTGCCGATCTGTTTCCTGATACATTTGCCTACATTTGGTCTCGCACTGAGCCTGATCCGGCCATGCTTGAAGTCCTGGCTGATCCGCAGTGGCAGCCATACGTGATTTTTCCGGCGGAGTATGGCGAGCCTGAACGTGTGGCAGAAGAAGTGACGCTGGCACCGGGAAAACGTCCTTTGTTTATTCTGCTGGACGGGAGCTGGGCGGAAGCCAAAAAGATGTTCCGGAAAAGTCCGTATCTCAATCAATTCCTAATGCTGTCAATTTCTCCGGAGTCGCGGTCCCGTTATCAGGTTCGTGAAGCGGTGAAAGATAATCAGCTGGGGACGGCAGAGGTGGCGGCCCGTATCGTCGATGTTTTTGGTGAGCAGGAGAATGCCAGAATTCTGGACCTCTGGTTTGATGTGTTCCGGGAAAGTTATCTGGCGGGTAAGCTGAATCGTCCGTTACCCGAGGATTCAGCTATCCGGCAGTTACAACAGGAATTTCAGCCAAGAGTAGTGGAGTAA
- a CDS encoding glutathione S-transferase N-terminal domain-containing protein, with protein sequence MKMIRWILGRVILLLNALFSPKAMKRTQAEQQSVNQAMEQLHLYQFDACPFCVKVRRQAKRLALPLQTRDAKQPEIEQELVNGGGKRKVPCLRIEKEDGQIEWMYESNDIIRYLEQRFA encoded by the coding sequence ATGAAAATGATTCGCTGGATTCTTGGCCGAGTGATCCTGTTACTCAATGCCCTCTTTTCCCCGAAAGCAATGAAACGAACACAAGCTGAGCAACAGTCCGTCAATCAGGCTATGGAACAGCTTCACCTGTATCAGTTTGACGCCTGTCCGTTTTGCGTCAAAGTCCGCCGTCAGGCAAAACGGCTGGCTTTACCGCTGCAAACCCGTGATGCCAAACAGCCTGAAATTGAACAGGAACTGGTCAATGGCGGCGGTAAACGAAAAGTGCCTTGCCTGCGTATCGAAAAAGAAGATGGCCAGATTGAATGGATGTATGAATCAAACGATATTATCCGCTATCTGGAACAACGCTTCGCCTGA